TCGAAAGAAGGCCGTTTGCTCCAGGTATTCATAAGGGTGGGCGCCGTAAACTTTCTGGTTATGGCTTGCAGCTTCGAGAAAAACAGCGAGTTCGTTTCATTTACAGTATTACTGAGAAACAGTTTGAAAATTACTTTGAGCGCGCTACCAGAATGCCAGGTGTTACTGGTGAAAATCTGTTGTCGCT
This portion of the Atribacterota bacterium genome encodes:
- a CDS encoding 30S ribosomal protein S4, translating into MSKYTGSRCRLCRRQGVKLFLKGPRCYTDKCAFERRPFAPGIHKGGRRKLSGYGLQLREKQRVRFIYSITEKQFENYFERATRMPGVTGENLLSL